Proteins from one Streptomyces sp. NBC_00289 genomic window:
- a CDS encoding maleylpyruvate isomerase N-terminal domain-containing protein: MDLFSRSWTALRTAVAELPDEAFAQPSGCTGWLVRDLVCHLVIDAQDVLITLVTPADTEPTRDAVTYWDVTASPPTGDDPLDALTVRLAAAYGEPRLLRFHLDDVGSAAGRAAELADPGLRVGTRDQVLTVRDYLRAYVLEWTLHHLDLIAHLPAAAEPPAEGLAGSRELLEEIAGSGFPASFSDKDALLVGTGRRAPTEAESAELGGLLRKLPLVLG, translated from the coding sequence GTGGATCTCTTCTCCCGCTCCTGGACGGCGTTGCGCACGGCGGTGGCCGAGCTCCCGGACGAGGCCTTCGCGCAGCCGTCCGGCTGCACCGGCTGGCTCGTGCGGGACCTGGTGTGCCATCTGGTCATCGACGCCCAGGACGTCCTCATCACGCTCGTGACCCCCGCCGACACGGAGCCGACCCGTGACGCCGTGACCTACTGGGACGTCACCGCGTCGCCGCCGACCGGCGACGACCCGCTCGACGCGCTGACCGTCAGGCTGGCCGCCGCGTACGGGGAGCCCCGGCTGCTCAGGTTCCACCTCGACGACGTCGGCTCCGCCGCCGGCCGAGCGGCCGAACTCGCCGACCCCGGTCTGCGGGTCGGCACCCGCGACCAGGTCCTCACCGTGCGCGACTACCTCCGCGCGTACGTCCTGGAGTGGACGCTGCACCACCTCGACCTCATCGCGCACCTCCCGGCCGCGGCGGAACCGCCCGCGGAGGGCCTCGCCGGGTCCCGCGAGCTGCTGGAGGAGATCGCCGGGAGCGGGTTCCCCGCGTCGTTCTCCGACAAGGACGCGCTGCTGGTCGGCACCGGACGCCGCGCCCCGACCGAGGCGGAGAGCGCCGAACTCGGCGGGTTGCTCAGGAAACTCCCGCTCGTCCTCGGATGA
- the mmsB gene encoding multiple monosaccharide ABC transporter permease, with amino-acid sequence MSRITELQKNLFGGTTSNARQFGMISTLVAIVLLFQIWTGGLTLTSGNLIAVVSQYSYILILAIGMLMVIVAGHIDLSVGSVAAFTGIVVAKAMQEYSLPWPLGILLGLLVGAAIGAWQGFWVAYVGVPAFIVTLAGMLLFRGGNQYIGNADTVPVPTGFRDIGAGFLPEVGPETGYNNLTLLLGLAACLGVAWREWQARQTRREMNAVAAPLWVTGIRLAVMLTVIIFTTLRFAGGRVGTSLPISGIILIALVLAYSYYTRNTIGGRHIYAVGGNARAAELSGVKLKQVNFLVMTNMSVLAALAGMIFVARSAASGPQDGLSWELDAIAAVFIGGAAVSGGLGTISGSIVGGLVMALLNNGLQLEGVGSDMVQIIKGLVLLLAVAFDVYSKKQGRFSIIGTLMRPFNRDETTAPVDPPNPASDSPKAPVAR; translated from the coding sequence ATGAGCCGCATCACAGAGCTGCAGAAGAACCTCTTCGGAGGTACGACGTCCAACGCCCGCCAGTTCGGCATGATCTCCACGCTCGTGGCGATCGTGCTGCTGTTCCAGATCTGGACCGGCGGCCTCACCCTGACCTCCGGCAACCTCATCGCCGTGGTCAGCCAGTACTCCTACATCCTGATCCTGGCCATCGGCATGCTGATGGTGATCGTCGCCGGGCACATCGACCTGTCGGTCGGCTCGGTCGCGGCGTTCACCGGCATCGTGGTCGCCAAGGCGATGCAGGAGTACTCACTCCCATGGCCCCTGGGCATCCTGCTCGGGCTGCTCGTCGGCGCGGCGATCGGCGCCTGGCAGGGCTTCTGGGTCGCCTACGTGGGAGTGCCGGCCTTCATCGTCACCCTGGCCGGCATGCTGTTGTTCCGCGGTGGCAACCAGTACATCGGCAACGCCGACACCGTGCCGGTCCCCACCGGGTTCCGGGACATCGGCGCCGGATTCCTGCCCGAAGTGGGGCCGGAGACCGGCTACAACAACCTGACGCTGCTGCTGGGTCTGGCCGCTTGTCTGGGCGTGGCCTGGCGGGAGTGGCAGGCCCGGCAGACCCGCCGGGAGATGAACGCCGTCGCCGCGCCGCTGTGGGTGACCGGGATACGCCTGGCCGTCATGCTCACCGTCATCATCTTCACGACGCTGCGCTTCGCCGGCGGCCGCGTGGGCACCAGCCTGCCCATCTCCGGCATCATCCTGATCGCCCTGGTGCTCGCGTACTCGTACTACACCCGGAACACCATCGGCGGTCGGCACATCTACGCCGTCGGAGGCAACGCGCGGGCCGCCGAACTGTCCGGCGTGAAGCTCAAGCAGGTCAACTTCCTCGTCATGACGAACATGTCCGTCCTGGCCGCCCTGGCCGGCATGATCTTCGTCGCCCGGTCCGCGGCCTCCGGCCCCCAGGACGGCCTGAGCTGGGAACTGGACGCCATCGCGGCCGTCTTCATCGGTGGCGCGGCGGTCTCCGGCGGCCTCGGGACCATCAGCGGTTCCATCGTCGGCGGTCTCGTCATGGCACTGCTCAACAACGGACTGCAGCTGGAGGGCGTCGGCTCCGACATGGTCCAGATCATCAAGGGCCTGGTCCTCCTCCTCGCCGTCGCCTTCGACGTCTACAGCAAGAAGCAGGGGCGTTTCTCGATCATCGGAACGCTGATGCGCCCGTTCAACCGGGACGAGACGACCGCTCCCGTGGATCCGCCGAACCCCGCCTCCGACTCTCCCAAGGCCCCGGTCGCACGCTGA
- a CDS encoding Tat pathway signal sequence domain protein, whose protein sequence is MVWQRMPATWYEGPFLGNGFLGSGIYAEPGAASTAVRFNVQHSEVQDHRPEFGSLFGLARLPIGYFTLEPVGAITGIDWRLSLHDAELTGTLTTEKGTLTLRALVHNDRSVLAVEVTPSEGERGFRWVFHPADAISPRAAFKPLPVGYQGNPPAVIEDHDGVSAAVQPLLADGQHVTAWRERSRGRTRTLYAHVAHSHPRTTALARALKAVRATALLPYSALAVTHRAWWQAYYRKSFLSVPDARMQRFYWIQLYKAASAARRDAPVMATSGPWLEPTPWPNTWWNLNAQLEYWLIHGSNHLELDAVTRALSEFRDNLAAEVSTPYRGDSLGIPRTTDPHLVNGAADPLTGYGVGIPGQDPPTPEVGNLTWALHNVWLSYRHTMDESILRDVLFPLLRKAINYYLHFLEPGPDGKLHLPATFSPEYGGDSRDCNYDLMLLTWGCRTLLDAAQRLGIDDALAPRWREVLARRTPYPTDANGFMIGADIPFAKSHRHYSHMLAVYPLYEVTGRTPDERALIERSLAHWVGFEGALQGYTFTGAASMSALLGKGEDALKYLGELMTRFIRPNTMYQESGPVIETPLSAVQSLHDMVCQSWGDVIRVFPALPAAWADLAVHDFRTQGAFLLSAVRRGGFTRWVRLVSEAGAPCVVRHGIAGPVDVRDRWGRPLRYADAGDGAVRITLRKGESALIAAKGERPDLTVAPVRPNEPAPRWGLPVG, encoded by the coding sequence ATGGTCTGGCAGCGGATGCCGGCCACCTGGTACGAGGGCCCGTTCCTCGGCAACGGCTTCCTCGGCTCCGGGATCTACGCGGAACCGGGTGCCGCGTCGACGGCCGTGCGCTTCAACGTCCAGCACTCCGAAGTGCAGGACCACCGACCCGAGTTCGGGTCCCTCTTCGGTCTGGCCCGGCTGCCGATCGGGTACTTCACCCTGGAGCCGGTGGGCGCGATCACCGGCATCGACTGGCGCCTGTCGCTGCACGACGCCGAGCTGACCGGCACCCTCACCACCGAGAAGGGCACCCTGACCCTGCGTGCCCTGGTCCACAACGACCGCTCGGTCCTCGCCGTGGAGGTCACGCCGAGCGAGGGTGAACGCGGCTTCCGCTGGGTGTTCCATCCGGCGGACGCGATCAGCCCGCGGGCCGCCTTCAAGCCACTGCCGGTCGGCTATCAGGGCAACCCGCCCGCCGTGATCGAGGACCACGACGGGGTGAGCGCCGCCGTCCAACCGCTTCTCGCCGACGGGCAGCACGTCACGGCGTGGCGCGAGCGGTCCAGGGGCCGGACGCGGACGCTGTACGCGCACGTCGCGCACTCCCATCCGCGCACCACGGCCCTGGCCCGCGCCCTGAAGGCGGTCCGTGCCACGGCCCTGCTGCCGTACTCCGCCCTGGCGGTGACGCACCGGGCGTGGTGGCAGGCCTACTACCGCAAGAGTTTCCTGTCCGTCCCCGACGCCCGCATGCAGCGCTTCTACTGGATCCAGCTGTACAAGGCAGCCTCCGCCGCCCGCCGCGACGCCCCCGTGATGGCGACGAGCGGTCCCTGGCTGGAACCCACACCGTGGCCCAACACCTGGTGGAACCTCAACGCCCAGCTGGAGTACTGGCTCATCCACGGCTCCAACCACCTGGAACTGGACGCCGTCACACGGGCGTTGAGCGAGTTCCGGGACAACCTCGCCGCCGAGGTGTCCACGCCGTACCGGGGTGACTCGCTGGGCATCCCGCGCACCACCGATCCCCACCTGGTCAACGGCGCGGCCGACCCGCTCACCGGTTACGGCGTCGGCATCCCGGGTCAGGACCCGCCCACCCCCGAGGTCGGCAACCTGACCTGGGCACTGCACAACGTCTGGCTCAGCTACCGGCACACCATGGACGAGTCGATCCTCCGCGACGTCCTCTTCCCCCTCCTGCGCAAGGCGATCAACTACTACCTGCACTTCCTGGAGCCGGGCCCGGACGGCAAACTGCACCTGCCCGCCACGTTCTCCCCCGAGTACGGCGGCGACTCGCGCGACTGCAACTACGACCTGATGCTTCTGACCTGGGGCTGCCGTACGCTCCTGGACGCCGCCCAACGCCTCGGCATCGACGACGCGCTGGCGCCCCGCTGGCGCGAAGTGCTCGCACGGCGGACGCCGTATCCCACGGACGCGAACGGCTTCATGATCGGTGCGGACATTCCCTTCGCCAAGTCCCACCGGCACTACTCGCACATGCTCGCGGTCTACCCGCTGTACGAGGTGACCGGCCGTACCCCTGACGAACGCGCCCTGATAGAGAGGTCGTTGGCGCACTGGGTGGGCTTCGAAGGCGCCCTCCAGGGCTACACCTTCACGGGCGCCGCCTCGATGTCGGCGCTGCTCGGCAAGGGCGAGGACGCGCTGAAGTACCTCGGCGAGCTGATGACCCGCTTCATCCGGCCCAACACCATGTACCAGGAGTCGGGGCCGGTCATCGAGACACCACTGTCCGCGGTCCAGTCACTGCACGACATGGTGTGCCAGTCCTGGGGCGACGTCATCAGGGTCTTCCCCGCGCTGCCCGCCGCCTGGGCCGACCTGGCCGTGCACGACTTCCGTACCCAGGGCGCGTTCCTGCTGAGCGCGGTCCGCCGGGGCGGTTTCACCCGCTGGGTGCGACTGGTCAGCGAGGCGGGAGCACCGTGCGTCGTACGGCACGGGATCGCGGGACCGGTCGACGTACGGGACCGGTGGGGCCGCCCGCTCCGCTACGCCGACGCCGGCGACGGCGCCGTTCGGATCACCCTGCGCAAAGGCGAGTCGGCGCTGATCGCGGCCAAGGGTGAGCGGCCCGACCTGACCGTGGCGCCCGTACGCCCGAACGAGCCCGCGCCTCGCTGGGGGTTGCCCGTCGGTTGA
- a CDS encoding carboxymuconolactone decarboxylase family protein produces MNARLNFFTSPTAGKALKYFMSAGKTLKDSPLPAATQELVALRVSQINGCALCIDMHTKEAAAAGETPVRLHLVAAWREATVFTEAERAALRLAEEGTRIADAAGGVDDEVWAHAAKHYDEEQLTALVVLVSFMNMANRLNIINQQPGGDYEPGQFH; encoded by the coding sequence ATGAACGCGCGACTGAACTTCTTCACCAGCCCGACCGCCGGCAAGGCCCTCAAGTACTTCATGTCGGCGGGCAAGACGCTCAAGGACTCGCCGCTGCCGGCCGCGACGCAGGAGCTCGTGGCGCTGCGCGTCAGCCAGATCAACGGCTGTGCCCTCTGCATCGACATGCACACCAAGGAGGCCGCCGCTGCCGGCGAGACCCCGGTGCGACTGCACCTGGTCGCGGCCTGGCGCGAGGCCACGGTCTTCACCGAGGCCGAGCGTGCCGCGCTGAGGCTGGCGGAGGAGGGGACCCGGATCGCGGACGCGGCCGGTGGGGTCGACGACGAGGTGTGGGCACACGCCGCCAAGCACTACGACGAGGAGCAGCTCACCGCTCTGGTGGTCCTGGTCTCGTTCATGAACATGGCCAACCGGCTGAACATCATCAACCAGCAGCCGGGCGGAGACTACGAACCGGGCCAGTTCCACTGA
- a CDS encoding DEAD/DEAH box helicase gives MNTKPSASGRSPIGTSRRTTAPQGELSTPPPVSPGLPPVASFDALGLPPEVTRTMTGLGVTEPFPIQAATLPNALAGRDVLGRARTGSGKTLAFGLALLVRTAGLRAESKRPLALVLVPTRELAQQVSDALTPYAQALNVRLATVVGGLSINRQTALLRAGAEVVIATPGRLTDLVSRRDCHLNQVRITVLDEADQMCDLGFLPQVSELLDQVRPDGQRLLFSATLDRNVDQLVRDYLHDPVLASLDRVAGSVTTMEHHVLNIHQADKYATATEIAARDGRVLMFLDTKAGVDQFTRHLRASGVRASALHSGKSQPQRTHTLAQFRDGEVTVLVATNVAARGIHIDALDLVVNVDPPADAKDYLHRGGRTARAGESGRVVTLVTPNQRRDVNRMMSEAGIRPTVTQVRSGEEKLTTITGAKRPPTGPKTAGNAPFRGMGTRPGRPAKETRKAAEARKAAEARAAARVRKSR, from the coding sequence ATGAACACGAAGCCGTCGGCCTCCGGACGCTCCCCGATCGGCACGTCCCGGCGGACGACAGCGCCGCAGGGCGAACTCTCGACTCCGCCGCCGGTGTCTCCGGGGCTGCCGCCGGTGGCGTCCTTCGACGCGCTCGGGCTGCCGCCGGAGGTGACGAGGACGATGACCGGCCTCGGCGTCACGGAACCCTTCCCGATCCAGGCGGCGACCCTGCCCAACGCGCTGGCCGGCCGCGATGTCCTCGGCCGCGCGCGGACCGGCTCAGGCAAGACGCTGGCCTTCGGGCTTGCCCTGCTCGTCCGGACGGCGGGCCTGCGGGCGGAGTCGAAGCGGCCACTCGCACTGGTTCTGGTGCCGACCCGGGAACTCGCGCAGCAGGTGAGCGACGCGCTGACGCCGTACGCGCAGGCACTGAACGTGCGCCTGGCCACGGTGGTCGGCGGGCTGTCGATCAACCGGCAGACGGCGCTGCTGCGGGCCGGGGCCGAGGTGGTCATCGCGACGCCGGGGCGGCTGACCGACCTGGTGTCGCGCCGGGACTGCCACCTGAACCAGGTGCGGATCACCGTGCTGGACGAGGCGGACCAGATGTGCGACCTGGGTTTCCTGCCGCAGGTCTCCGAGCTCCTGGACCAGGTACGCCCGGACGGGCAGCGGCTGCTGTTCTCGGCCACGCTCGACCGCAACGTCGACCAGTTGGTGCGCGACTACCTGCACGACCCGGTGCTCGCCTCGCTCGACCGGGTGGCGGGCTCGGTCACCACGATGGAACACCACGTCCTGAACATTCACCAGGCCGACAAGTACGCGACCGCGACCGAGATCGCCGCGCGGGACGGCCGGGTGCTGATGTTCCTGGACACGAAGGCCGGCGTCGACCAGTTCACCCGTCACCTGCGGGCCAGCGGCGTACGGGCCTCCGCCCTGCACAGTGGGAAGTCGCAGCCGCAGCGCACGCACACACTCGCCCAGTTCAGGGACGGTGAGGTCACCGTGCTGGTGGCGACCAACGTCGCGGCACGGGGCATTCACATCGACGCGCTGGACCTCGTCGTCAACGTCGATCCGCCGGCCGACGCGAAGGACTACCTGCACCGGGGCGGGCGCACGGCGCGCGCGGGCGAGTCCGGGAGGGTGGTCACCCTGGTCACGCCCAACCAGCGGCGTGATGTGAACCGGATGATGTCCGAGGCCGGGATCCGCCCGACGGTCACCCAGGTGCGCTCCGGCGAGGAGAAACTGACCACCATCACCGGGGCGAAGCGTCCGCCGACCGGCCCGAAGACAGCCGGCAACGCTCCCTTCCGCGGTATGGGAACCCGTCCGGGCCGTCCCGCGAAGGAGACCCGGAAGGCAGCCGAGGCCCGCAAGGCCGCGGAGGCCCGCGCGGCGGCTCGGGTACGCAAGAGCCGCTGA
- a CDS encoding RNA polymerase sigma-70 factor: MSKVEDFEELRPLLFSIAYRILGSVSDAEDAVQETWLRFDGSATRPTSTKSFLSAAVTRISIDVLRSARVRRESYVGPWLPEPLLNDPYEDPARSVELADSVSMAALLLLERLSPLERAVFLLREVFAFGFDEIAVAVGRSETACRQLLVRARRHMQTGQPRFAADRQERQELAARFFDALSNGDVGGLRDLLAADVQLVGDGGGKAPQLARALTGAENVATVLGTVFPWLARIDVTFEPREMNGQPGAVFRDRDGRILHTLVLDVLDGRIQTIRAVINPEKLAHIGPVADAWAVDREWRAARRDTR, from the coding sequence GTGAGCAAGGTCGAGGACTTCGAGGAGCTGCGGCCGCTGCTGTTCTCGATCGCCTACCGGATTCTGGGCAGTGTGAGTGACGCCGAGGACGCGGTGCAGGAGACGTGGCTGCGCTTCGACGGCTCGGCGACCCGGCCCACGTCGACCAAGTCGTTCCTCTCGGCCGCGGTGACACGGATCTCCATCGATGTGCTGCGTTCGGCGAGGGTGCGGCGGGAGTCGTACGTGGGCCCGTGGCTTCCCGAGCCCCTGCTGAACGATCCGTATGAGGATCCGGCGCGTTCGGTGGAGCTGGCCGACTCGGTGTCGATGGCGGCGCTGCTGTTGCTGGAGCGGCTCAGCCCGCTGGAGCGGGCGGTCTTCCTGCTGCGGGAGGTGTTCGCCTTCGGGTTCGACGAGATCGCCGTAGCGGTGGGACGTTCCGAGACGGCCTGCCGGCAACTGCTCGTACGGGCGCGGCGACACATGCAGACCGGGCAGCCCCGGTTCGCCGCCGACCGTCAGGAGCGGCAGGAACTGGCGGCGCGGTTCTTCGACGCGTTGAGCAACGGGGATGTGGGTGGGCTGCGGGATCTGCTGGCCGCCGACGTTCAGCTGGTCGGGGACGGCGGCGGCAAGGCCCCGCAGCTGGCCAGGGCCCTCACGGGCGCGGAGAACGTGGCCACGGTGCTGGGCACCGTCTTCCCGTGGCTCGCGCGGATCGACGTGACGTTCGAGCCGCGCGAGATGAACGGCCAGCCCGGCGCGGTCTTCCGCGACCGGGACGGCAGGATCCTGCACACCCTGGTCCTCGACGTGCTCGACGGGCGGATTCAGACCATTCGCGCGGTCATCAACCCCGAGAAGCTCGCCCACATCGGGCCGGTCGCCGATGCCTGGGCCGTCGATCGTGAGTGGAGGGCGGCCCGCCGGGACACGAGGTGA
- a CDS encoding substrate-binding domain-containing protein, with the protein MRTSITRGIAAAGAVALLTLGTACSNEREGSTDSGDSKGFAQDSLVGVALPAKTSENWVLAGDLFSNGLKKAGFKADVQYAGASTTVADQQAQISSMVTKGAKVIVIGATDASQLSTQVAQAKEAGATVIAYDRLITNTPDIDYYIAFDNFKVGQLQGQALLDGMKAKKPKGPWTIELFSGSPDDNNSKVFFDGAMDVLKPLIDKGDIVVGSGQKNIKQTAIQGWKAELAQQRMDSLLTSTYNGRKKLDGVLSPNDTLARAVITSVKGAGKSVPVVTGQDSEVESVKSIMAGEQYSTINKDTRKLVAETVNMVKSIQKGDKPEINDSKSYNNGSKVVPAYLLPPVIVTKENAVEAYANDPKLAPLTK; encoded by the coding sequence ATGCGCACAAGCATCACCCGAGGAATCGCCGCGGCCGGCGCCGTCGCACTGCTCACCCTGGGCACGGCCTGCTCCAACGAACGCGAGGGCTCCACGGACAGCGGGGACTCCAAGGGCTTCGCGCAGGACTCCCTCGTGGGTGTCGCGCTGCCCGCGAAGACCTCGGAGAACTGGGTGCTGGCCGGCGACCTGTTCAGCAACGGTCTGAAGAAGGCCGGCTTCAAGGCCGACGTGCAGTACGCGGGCGCCTCGACCACCGTCGCGGACCAGCAGGCCCAGATCTCCTCCATGGTCACCAAGGGCGCGAAGGTGATCGTCATCGGCGCGACCGACGCCTCCCAGCTCTCCACGCAGGTGGCGCAGGCCAAGGAGGCCGGCGCGACCGTCATCGCCTACGACCGGCTCATCACCAACACACCCGACATCGACTACTACATCGCCTTCGACAACTTCAAGGTCGGCCAGCTCCAGGGGCAGGCACTGCTCGACGGCATGAAGGCGAAGAAGCCCAAGGGTCCCTGGACGATCGAGCTGTTCTCCGGCTCACCGGACGACAACAACTCGAAGGTCTTCTTCGACGGCGCGATGGACGTCCTGAAGCCGCTCATCGACAAGGGTGACATCGTTGTCGGATCGGGTCAGAAGAACATCAAGCAGACCGCGATCCAGGGGTGGAAGGCCGAGCTCGCCCAGCAGCGCATGGACTCGCTGCTGACCTCGACGTACAACGGTCGCAAGAAGCTCGACGGTGTCCTGTCCCCGAACGACACCCTCGCCCGCGCGGTCATCACCTCGGTCAAGGGCGCGGGCAAGTCGGTCCCCGTCGTCACCGGGCAGGACTCCGAAGTGGAGTCGGTGAAGTCGATCATGGCCGGTGAGCAGTACTCGACCATCAACAAGGACACCCGCAAGCTCGTCGCCGAGACCGTCAACATGGTCAAGTCCATCCAGAAGGGCGACAAGCCGGAGATCAACGACAGCAAGTCGTACAACAACGGCTCCAAGGTCGTCCCGGCCTACCTTCTCCCGCCGGTCATCGTGACCAAGGAGAACGCGGTCGAGGCCTACGCCAACGACCCGAAGCTCGCCCCGCTCACCAAGTAG
- a CDS encoding APC family permease: protein MTAGPIETAPVDTPAAAQAERRKLRKHFGRFDILFFLLCTIVGVDTIGTVASSGAEAFTWLIVLAVVFFVPSALLTAELGAAFPDEGGPYIWTSRAFGRLAGAVNNFLYWITNPVWLGGTLSVVAVTAYTTFFNEGKDLSTPAFYAFTLVFIWVGVLAAILSFDVGKWIPTVGAWSRFVLLGLFTLTVVVYGVQHGLHGFGLGDFSPTYAGFVGLVPVLMFNYVGFELPSTAGDEMTDAQKDVPFAIFRSAVLAVLLYALPILGILLVLPVDAITGLGGFVDAIRQVFTVYGGHVAADGTVTLSGAGSLLGDLAAVMFILTVLSSGVTWVMGSDRALAVSGYDGAAPRFLGVISSRFGTPVRVNILSGLVSTLVLVLAHELTGGSAAKLFGAVLGLAISTTLFSYLGIFPALAVLRRKAPDTPRPYRAPFPRTISVVLTLLVLFAGVQLVAPGLGDHWFGSGYAPDGWKHGERWKYLLTETVPLAGFMLLGVLFWALGKPTRTSSAAIR, encoded by the coding sequence GTGACCGCTGGCCCGATAGAAACTGCGCCGGTCGACACGCCCGCCGCAGCCCAGGCGGAGCGGCGGAAACTGCGCAAGCACTTCGGCCGCTTCGACATTCTCTTCTTCCTTCTGTGCACCATCGTCGGCGTCGACACCATCGGCACCGTGGCCAGTTCCGGCGCGGAGGCGTTCACCTGGCTCATCGTGCTGGCCGTGGTGTTCTTCGTCCCCTCCGCGCTGCTGACCGCCGAACTCGGGGCAGCCTTCCCCGACGAGGGCGGCCCCTACATCTGGACCAGCCGCGCCTTCGGCCGGCTCGCGGGTGCCGTGAACAACTTCCTGTACTGGATCACCAATCCCGTATGGCTGGGCGGCACGCTCTCCGTCGTCGCCGTCACGGCCTACACCACCTTCTTCAACGAGGGGAAGGACCTGAGCACCCCGGCCTTCTACGCCTTCACCCTCGTGTTCATCTGGGTGGGCGTGCTCGCCGCGATCCTCTCCTTCGACGTCGGCAAATGGATTCCCACCGTCGGCGCCTGGAGCCGTTTCGTCCTCCTCGGCCTGTTCACCCTCACCGTCGTCGTCTACGGCGTCCAGCACGGCCTGCACGGGTTCGGGCTCGGCGACTTCTCCCCGACCTACGCGGGATTCGTCGGTCTGGTGCCCGTCCTGATGTTCAACTACGTCGGTTTCGAGCTGCCCAGCACCGCCGGCGACGAGATGACCGACGCCCAGAAGGACGTGCCCTTCGCCATCTTCCGCAGCGCCGTCCTCGCCGTCCTCCTGTACGCGCTGCCGATCCTCGGCATCCTTCTCGTCCTGCCGGTCGACGCCATCACCGGCCTCGGCGGATTCGTCGACGCGATCCGACAGGTCTTCACGGTGTACGGCGGCCATGTCGCCGCCGACGGCACCGTCACGCTCAGCGGTGCCGGCAGTCTGCTCGGGGACCTCGCCGCGGTCATGTTCATCCTCACGGTGCTGTCCTCCGGCGTCACCTGGGTCATGGGCTCCGACCGCGCGCTCGCCGTCTCCGGCTACGACGGCGCCGCGCCCCGATTCCTCGGCGTCATCTCCAGCCGGTTCGGTACCCCGGTAAGAGTCAACATCCTCAGCGGCCTGGTCTCCACGCTCGTCCTCGTCCTGGCCCACGAACTGACCGGCGGCAGCGCGGCCAAGCTCTTCGGCGCCGTCCTCGGCCTCGCCATCTCCACCACCCTCTTCAGCTACCTGGGCATCTTCCCGGCGCTCGCGGTACTGCGCCGGAAGGCCCCGGACACTCCCCGTCCGTACCGGGCGCCCTTCCCCCGCACGATCAGCGTCGTCCTCACCCTGCTCGTGCTGTTCGCCGGCGTGCAGCTGGTCGCCCCCGGACTCGGCGACCACTGGTTCGGCTCCGGCTACGCCCCGGACGGCTGGAAGCACGGCGAGCGCTGGAAGTACCTGCTGACGGAGACCGTCCCGCTCGCCGGGTTCATGCTCCTCGGCGTCCTCTTCTGGGCCCTGGGCAAGCCGACCCGCACGTCGTCCGCCGCCATCAGGTAG
- a CDS encoding PfkB family carbohydrate kinase, with product MKPIRGRRPSGLFVGLSTLDVIQLVDHAPASNEKLTAHQQVVAAGGPAANAAAAFRHVGGAAELLTAIGSHPLGVEVAADLNRLGVAVSDLAADSVEPPVVSSILVTASSGDRAVASTNASGYRIAPPDDLDARVAACDIAEFDGHHGELAVAAARAARAAGRPTLLDGGSWKDGTGHLLSSIDVAVCSADFHPPGASTPTDTLRFLREHGVRWSAVSRGGQSILWAGPDGSGTVDVPSVRVADTLGAGDVLHGVLAHRLATQDQLTPESFVEALRGAAVVASRACGSFGTRAWMLED from the coding sequence GTGAAGCCGATCAGGGGACGACGCCCGTCAGGTCTGTTCGTCGGCCTGAGCACGCTGGACGTCATCCAGCTCGTGGACCACGCGCCGGCCTCCAACGAGAAACTGACGGCTCATCAGCAGGTTGTCGCCGCAGGCGGTCCGGCGGCGAACGCGGCCGCGGCCTTCCGTCACGTGGGCGGCGCGGCCGAACTGCTCACCGCGATCGGCTCCCATCCGCTGGGAGTGGAGGTCGCGGCGGACCTGAACCGGCTGGGTGTGGCCGTGTCGGATCTGGCCGCCGACTCGGTCGAGCCGCCCGTCGTGTCCTCCATCCTGGTGACCGCCTCCAGCGGGGACCGTGCCGTCGCCTCGACCAATGCGTCGGGGTACCGGATCGCGCCGCCCGACGATCTCGACGCGCGGGTGGCGGCGTGTGACATCGCCGAGTTCGACGGCCACCACGGCGAACTGGCCGTGGCCGCCGCCCGCGCCGCGCGTGCCGCCGGCCGGCCGACCCTTCTCGACGGGGGCAGCTGGAAGGACGGCACGGGGCACCTGCTGTCGTCGATCGACGTGGCCGTCTGCTCGGCCGACTTCCACCCGCCGGGTGCGAGCACACCGACCGACACCCTGCGGTTCCTGCGCGAGCACGGGGTCAGGTGGTCGGCGGTCAGCCGGGGAGGACAGTCCATCCTGTGGGCGGGCCCCGACGGCAGTGGCACGGTGGACGTGCCGTCCGTCCGCGTGGCCGACACCCTGGGCGCCGGTGACGTCCTGCACGGGGTCCTGGCCCATCGCCTCGCGACGCAGGACCAGTTGACGCCGGAGAGCTTCGTCGAGGCCCTGCGGGGCGCGGCCGTGGTGGCCTCGCGGGCGTGCGGGTCGTTCGGCACCCGCGCCTGGATGCTCGAGGACTGA